In Chryseobacterium camelliae, one DNA window encodes the following:
- a CDS encoding T9SS type A sorting domain-containing protein: MISLSLSAQISLGTGSTDVGVAPVSTYYGYSYVQQIYTKQEINANAAGNITGLKFYLDPSMSLTNSSNWTVYVGHTSKNSFSSDTDWVPLSQLTQVYSGAVTNNNGVVEVTFATPFAYNNTNNLVIAAKENTPGYDDNDYDDVFYVYDGVSGSSIYYKDDNTIPDPASPPMGNLVPYKSVITINGLTGSSLPACPVITYPANNAVSVPLSPNITWIASPNATSYKVSIGTTSGGTNVVNQQSVTTTGFTPSTPLVPNTNYYLRVVAVGPGGESAGCTEVMFKTLPPPPGNDDCSGAISLTVNPNMNCSSTTQGSTLGATDSGLIPDPCYGEPDDDVWFKFVATATSHYISLSNIVSVGTVSNDTDTYFQVFSGSCSNPSSILCSDDTSALVSNLTVGDTYYVRVYSYYGAGSNQSFNICVGTLPPPPANDSCSGALVASAFPYTYTQSDGAGATNNSGFVTACSNAMNDGTWFTFTGNGNAFTVSVNMPAGSNFDPQIGVYTGTCGNLVCEGTVDNAFEGGTETITFTTTAGTVYYVNVGDYSGFTDNLEGAFTINITNNNLGTSETVKSKNDLQIYPNPFTESFHISNADKVLSASISDMSGKLVKTISNPGTAIHDGELISGMYVVTLELKDGSKQTLKIIKK; the protein is encoded by the coding sequence ATGATAAGCCTATCATTATCTGCCCAGATTAGTCTGGGAACGGGAAGTACGGATGTCGGTGTGGCTCCGGTAAGTACCTATTACGGGTACTCTTATGTACAGCAGATTTATACGAAACAGGAAATCAATGCTAATGCTGCGGGAAATATTACAGGGCTCAAGTTTTATCTTGATCCATCGATGTCCTTAACTAACTCTTCCAACTGGACAGTGTATGTTGGCCATACCTCCAAAAATTCTTTTTCATCGGATACAGACTGGGTACCGTTGTCTCAGCTTACTCAGGTGTATTCTGGTGCTGTAACCAATAACAATGGAGTGGTAGAAGTTACTTTTGCTACTCCCTTTGCTTATAATAATACAAATAATCTGGTCATCGCTGCAAAAGAGAATACCCCGGGTTATGATGATAATGATTATGATGATGTTTTCTATGTATATGATGGTGTATCAGGTTCTTCCATTTATTATAAGGATGACAACACTATTCCTGATCCTGCATCACCGCCTATGGGGAATCTGGTGCCTTATAAGTCCGTAATAACCATTAATGGGCTAACAGGCAGCAGCCTGCCTGCGTGTCCGGTCATTACATACCCTGCCAATAATGCGGTATCAGTACCTTTGTCACCCAACATTACATGGATTGCCTCACCAAATGCCACGAGCTATAAAGTTTCTATAGGAACTACCTCCGGAGGCACAAATGTAGTAAACCAGCAATCTGTAACAACTACAGGATTTACACCTTCAACCCCTCTTGTACCGAATACCAACTATTATCTAAGGGTCGTAGCAGTAGGACCCGGTGGAGAATCAGCGGGTTGTACAGAAGTCATGTTCAAAACATTGCCTCCTCCACCCGGAAACGATGACTGCTCAGGGGCGATATCTTTAACGGTAAATCCGAATATGAACTGCAGTAGTACTACACAGGGATCCACTCTTGGAGCTACGGATTCTGGTTTAATTCCTGATCCTTGTTACGGAGAACCGGACGATGATGTTTGGTTTAAATTTGTGGCAACGGCGACTTCGCATTACATTTCCCTCAGCAATATTGTTTCAGTAGGAACAGTTTCTAATGATACGGATACGTATTTCCAGGTATTTAGCGGAAGCTGTAGTAACCCTTCTAGTATTCTTTGTTCGGATGATACTTCAGCACTTGTGAGTAACCTGACTGTAGGAGACACCTATTATGTAAGGGTATACAGTTATTATGGCGCTGGAAGTAACCAGAGTTTTAATATCTGTGTAGGCACTTTACCGCCTCCACCAGCCAATGACAGCTGCTCAGGTGCTTTGGTAGCTTCAGCTTTCCCTTATACTTATACTCAGTCCGACGGGGCGGGTGCTACAAATAACTCAGGGTTTGTCACAGCATGCAGCAATGCGATGAACGACGGAACATGGTTTACTTTTACAGGAAACGGAAATGCCTTTACTGTTTCGGTAAATATGCCTGCGGGAAGCAACTTTGATCCTCAGATCGGTGTCTATACCGGTACATGCGGAAATCTTGTTTGTGAAGGTACAGTTGATAATGCATTTGAAGGAGGTACTGAAACAATAACATTCACTACCACTGCAGGGACAGTTTATTATGTTAATGTAGGAGATTACAGTGGCTTTACAGATAACCTGGAGGGAGCATTTACGATCAACATCACCAATAATAATCTGGGTACTTCAGAAACAGTGAAATCTAAAAATGATCTCCAGATATATCCTAATCCTTTTACTGAATCATTCCATATTTCAAATGCGGATAAAGTACTATCTGCTTCTATTTCGGATATGTCAGGGAAACTGGTTAAAACCATTTCCAATCCGGGAACGGCGATCCATGACGGAGAGCTTATCTCAGGAATGTATGTGGTTACGCTTGAATTGAAAGATGGGTCTAAACAGACGCTGAAAATAATCAAAAAGTAA
- a CDS encoding ion transporter, producing MEREHNLVPEDVLWKRFLYRIIYRSDTRLGKLFDIVLLSLIFASTAIIMTESIPKLGKKYHYTFLVLEWIISILFTIEYWMRIAVVKNKKSYIFSFFGIIDFLALTPFYLSFFFPVTKYFLIFRMLRMLRVFRIFNLLDFMNDGYLIVRALKNSSRKIYIFLLFLIIFSVIVGSMMFMVEGGRQGFETIPQSIYWAVVTVTTVGYGDVSPITPLGKFFAVILMLAGYSIIAVPTGIVTAEMRNKRQNLEKVCERCGNEDIDDDARYCKQCGKKLA from the coding sequence ATGGAAAGAGAACACAACCTTGTTCCCGAAGATGTGCTGTGGAAGAGGTTCCTCTACAGAATTATTTACCGCTCAGACACCCGGCTCGGAAAATTGTTCGATATTGTCCTGTTATCACTAATCTTTGCCAGCACTGCCATTATCATGACAGAGAGCATTCCTAAGCTGGGAAAGAAATACCATTATACCTTTCTGGTGCTTGAGTGGATCATTTCAATATTATTCACCATTGAATACTGGATGAGAATTGCCGTGGTAAAAAATAAGAAAAGTTATATCTTCAGCTTTTTCGGGATCATAGATTTCCTGGCACTTACCCCATTTTATCTTAGCTTCTTTTTTCCGGTCACCAAATATTTCCTGATTTTCAGGATGCTTAGGATGCTCAGGGTTTTCAGGATCTTCAATCTTCTGGATTTCATGAATGACGGATACCTGATCGTTAGGGCACTGAAGAACAGTTCAAGAAAAATTTACATCTTCCTGCTCTTCCTGATTATCTTCTCCGTTATCGTAGGATCCATGATGTTTATGGTAGAAGGCGGAAGGCAGGGATTTGAAACCATTCCGCAATCTATTTACTGGGCTGTAGTTACCGTGACTACGGTTGGTTATGGGGATGTTTCCCCGATTACGCCACTGGGCAAATTTTTCGCGGTTATCCTGATGCTCGCCGGTTATTCCATTATTGCCGTACCTACCGGAATTGTAACAGCAGAAATGCGCAATAAGCGACAGAACCTGGAAAAGGTATGTGAGAGATGCGGGAATGAAGATATTGATGATGATGCCAGGTATTGTAAGCAATGTGGCAAGAAATTAGCTTAG
- a CDS encoding Nif3-like dinuclear metal center hexameric protein — MTIRDVILKIESRLPLQQAENFDNVGLLCGLPERNVSGIMVCHDALESVVDEAVQRNCNLIVCFHPIIFSGLKTLTGKNYVERAVLKAIENKVAIYAVHTAFDNDLFGVNAGICEKLGLKNTRILQPKKNNLKQLTVFVPSEYSGQVREALFAAGAGSIGFYDECSFTVNGHGTFRPVEGANPFSGQQNIRENADEDMVSVIFEAYKQGRIITAMKEAHPYEEVAHQVYQLDNDHPYSGLGMFGELEEAMEETDFLRMVKEKFGLHVIKHSDFTGKQIRRVGVLGGSGADGIAAALAANCDAYLTGDLKYHDYFKAESRMLICDIGHYESEQWVAQQLFEILSQKFSTFAVSKSSEKTNPVNYFL; from the coding sequence ATGACAATACGCGATGTAATTTTAAAAATAGAAAGCAGGCTTCCCCTGCAGCAGGCAGAAAATTTTGATAATGTAGGTTTGCTGTGCGGACTGCCGGAACGTAATGTAAGCGGAATCATGGTTTGTCATGATGCATTGGAATCTGTGGTTGATGAAGCCGTTCAGAGGAATTGCAATCTTATTGTATGCTTTCACCCCATCATTTTTTCCGGCCTCAAAACTTTAACGGGTAAAAACTATGTAGAAAGGGCTGTGCTGAAAGCCATTGAAAATAAAGTTGCAATCTACGCTGTCCATACAGCTTTCGATAATGATTTATTCGGAGTCAATGCCGGGATATGTGAGAAGCTGGGACTGAAAAATACCAGGATTCTTCAGCCAAAAAAGAATAACCTGAAGCAGCTCACCGTTTTTGTTCCATCTGAGTACAGTGGACAAGTAAGGGAGGCTCTGTTCGCTGCGGGTGCAGGCAGTATAGGGTTCTATGATGAATGCAGTTTTACCGTGAACGGACATGGGACTTTCAGGCCTGTAGAAGGGGCAAATCCGTTTTCAGGTCAGCAGAATATCCGTGAGAATGCAGATGAGGATATGGTTTCGGTTATCTTTGAAGCCTACAAACAGGGAAGGATCATTACGGCTATGAAAGAGGCACATCCTTATGAAGAAGTTGCGCACCAAGTGTATCAACTGGATAATGATCATCCATATTCCGGTCTGGGAATGTTTGGCGAGCTGGAAGAGGCAATGGAAGAAACTGATTTCCTGAGGATGGTAAAGGAAAAGTTTGGCCTTCATGTTATCAAACATTCTGACTTTACAGGGAAACAGATCAGGAGAGTAGGAGTACTGGGCGGTTCGGGGGCAGACGGTATCGCTGCGGCACTTGCAGCCAACTGTGATGCCTACCTTACCGGAGACCTTAAATACCATGATTATTTCAAAGCGGAATCACGCATGCTCATCTGCGATATAGGTCATTATGAATCAGAACAATGGGTTGCCCAGCAATTATTTGAAATATTGTCACAAAAATTTAGTACATTTGCAGTCTCAAAATCTAGCGAAAAAACAAACCCAGTAAATTATTTCCTTTAG
- a CDS encoding zinc ribbon domain-containing protein has translation MAKTNDISVEEKLRALYDLQIIDSRLDEIRNTRGELPIEVEDLEIEIEGLEKRAEKFHADIKDQDDQIKTKHEVINHAKSLIEKYKSQQDNVRNNKEFEALGKEMEYQELEIQLAEKRIKEFGAKIAHKNETLDELNRKIDELRNHLKFKKEELEGLIAETQKEEEYLIEQSKEYAGKIDDRLLASYNRIRTSSVNGLAVVGLERGAPKGSFFTIPPQKQMEIAQRKKIIIDEHSGKILVDDELVMEENERMKSVIKF, from the coding sequence ATGGCAAAAACCAACGATATTTCAGTTGAAGAGAAATTAAGAGCTTTATATGATTTACAGATCATTGATTCAAGATTGGATGAAATCCGAAATACAAGAGGAGAATTGCCAATCGAAGTAGAAGATCTGGAAATTGAAATTGAAGGGCTTGAGAAAAGAGCTGAAAAATTTCATGCAGATATCAAAGATCAGGATGACCAGATCAAGACCAAACATGAAGTGATCAACCATGCAAAATCCCTTATTGAAAAATACAAATCCCAACAGGATAACGTAAGAAACAACAAGGAATTTGAAGCCTTAGGTAAAGAAATGGAATACCAGGAGCTTGAAATTCAGCTTGCTGAGAAGAGAATCAAAGAATTCGGTGCGAAAATCGCTCACAAAAACGAAACTCTTGATGAACTGAACAGAAAGATTGATGAGCTTAGGAACCACCTTAAGTTTAAGAAAGAAGAACTGGAAGGACTTATCGCTGAAACCCAGAAAGAAGAGGAGTATCTAATCGAGCAGTCTAAAGAATATGCAGGTAAGATTGACGATCGTCTTCTGGCTTCATACAACAGGATCAGAACCAGCTCGGTAAACGGTCTTGCGGTAGTAGGACTGGAAAGAGGAGCTCCAAAAGGATCATTTTTCACCATCCCGCCACAGAAACAAATGGAAATTGCCCAGAGAAAGAAAATCATCATCGATGAGCATTCCGGAAAAATCCTTGTAGACGACGAGTTGGTAATGGAAGAAAACGAAAGAATGAAATCTGTGATTAAATTTTAA
- a CDS encoding AMP-dependent synthetase/ligase: MTIKRLFDIPHYALEKLPKTDMFVTKYNGEWKKTSTQQFVSEGNKISRGLLKLGIKPGDKIALITTNSRTEWAIMDLGLSQIGVVSVPVYPNISPEDYEFIFNNAEIKYCFVSDKDLLKKVVKVKNNIPSLQGIFTFDNITGAANWREVLDLGEDDSTQIEVEDLSNSIHAEDLATIIYTSGTTGRPKGVMLTHHNIVSNVLGSVPRIPKKKSLDYKDTRVLSFLPICHIFERMLFYLFQYNGFSIYFAESIDKMGENVKEVKPHYMSVVPRLVEKVYDKIYNTGASSGGLKSKIFFWALDLLSKKKEISKPSGIQQLIADKLVFSKWREGLGGEIITLVSGSAALSTRLNLLFQNAGIPILEGYGLTETSPVISVNSFEKMKIGTVGLPLDNLSVKIQEDGEITVKGPSVFKGYFKNEQMTKEAFTDDGYFRTGDIGNIDSDGFLQITDRKKEMFKTSGGKYIAPQTIENLAKASKFIEQIMVVGDGEKMPCALIQPDFEFAKTWAMRNNLSIGSTPQEIASSQELKDRIEKEIHKTNEHLGNWEQIKKIELTPEIWTVESGLLTPTLKLKRKAVKEKFIDLYTKMYGHHE, from the coding sequence ATGACGATTAAAAGATTATTTGATATTCCTCATTATGCTCTGGAAAAACTTCCGAAAACGGATATGTTCGTTACGAAATACAATGGAGAATGGAAGAAGACCTCTACACAGCAGTTTGTGAGCGAAGGCAATAAAATATCCCGGGGACTTTTAAAACTGGGCATTAAGCCCGGCGACAAGATCGCATTGATCACAACCAATTCGCGTACCGAATGGGCGATCATGGACCTGGGGCTTTCCCAGATCGGGGTGGTATCGGTTCCCGTATATCCAAATATTTCCCCGGAAGATTATGAATTTATCTTTAACAATGCAGAAATCAAGTACTGTTTTGTTTCTGATAAAGACCTGCTGAAAAAGGTGGTTAAGGTAAAAAACAATATCCCGTCACTTCAGGGGATTTTTACCTTTGACAATATTACGGGAGCGGCCAACTGGAGGGAGGTTTTAGATCTTGGGGAGGACGATTCCACACAAATTGAGGTTGAAGACCTGTCCAATTCCATTCATGCAGAAGACCTGGCAACCATTATTTATACATCGGGAACCACAGGCAGGCCCAAAGGGGTCATGCTTACGCATCATAATATCGTTTCCAATGTCCTGGGTTCCGTACCTCGTATCCCTAAAAAGAAAAGCCTGGATTACAAAGATACCCGTGTGCTCAGCTTCCTTCCGATCTGTCATATTTTTGAAAGGATGCTGTTCTACCTGTTCCAGTACAATGGTTTTTCTATTTATTTTGCCGAAAGCATCGATAAGATGGGTGAAAATGTAAAGGAAGTGAAGCCTCATTACATGAGTGTGGTTCCAAGGCTTGTAGAAAAGGTATATGATAAGATCTATAATACCGGAGCTTCATCGGGAGGCCTTAAATCAAAGATATTTTTCTGGGCCCTTGACCTGCTCAGCAAAAAGAAAGAGATTTCAAAACCTTCCGGCATACAGCAGCTTATTGCAGACAAGCTCGTCTTTTCAAAATGGAGGGAAGGCCTTGGTGGCGAAATTATCACCCTGGTTTCGGGATCCGCTGCCCTATCCACGCGGCTTAATTTACTGTTTCAGAATGCCGGAATTCCTATCCTGGAAGGCTATGGATTAACGGAAACATCACCGGTGATCTCTGTCAACAGTTTTGAGAAGATGAAGATCGGAACCGTAGGGCTGCCCTTAGATAATTTAAGCGTAAAAATACAGGAAGATGGAGAGATTACCGTAAAAGGGCCCTCCGTATTCAAAGGATATTTTAAAAACGAACAAATGACCAAGGAAGCATTTACAGACGATGGGTACTTCAGGACAGGAGATATCGGTAACATAGACAGTGACGGGTTCCTGCAGATCACAGACCGTAAAAAAGAGATGTTTAAAACTTCCGGTGGAAAATATATTGCTCCGCAAACCATCGAAAACCTTGCTAAAGCATCCAAATTCATTGAACAGATCATGGTTGTAGGTGATGGCGAAAAAATGCCTTGCGCACTGATCCAGCCAGATTTTGAATTTGCAAAAACCTGGGCGATGCGCAACAACCTTTCCATTGGTTCCACACCTCAGGAGATTGCCAGCAGTCAGGAATTGAAGGACAGGATTGAAAAGGAAATCCATAAAACCAATGAGCATCTGGGCAATTGGGAGCAGATCAAGAAAATTGAGCTGACTCCGGAGATCTGGACTGTGGAAAGCGGATTGCTGACACCTACACTGAAGCTGAAAAGAAAGGCCGTAAAAGAAAAATTCATAGACCTGTACACTAAAATGTATGGCCACCACGAATAA
- a CDS encoding acyl-CoA dehydrogenase, with protein MDFNLSEEQLMIQQAARDFAQNELLPGVIERDRDQKFPAEQVKKMGEMGLLGMMVDPQYGGAGMDSVSYVLAMEEIAKIDASAAVVMSVNNSLVCAGLEKFASEEQKVKYLTPLASGQVIGAFALSEPEAGSDATSQKTTAEDKGDYYLLNGIKNWITNGGTASYYIVIAQTDPEKKHKGINAFIVERGWEGFEIGPKEDKLGIRGSDTHSLIFNNVKIPKENRIGEDGFGFNFAMAVLNGGRIGIASQALGIASGAYELALKYAKTRKAFKTEIINHQAIAFKLADMATQITAARMLCYKAAAEKDEGKDISESGAMAKLYASQVAMDTTIEAVQIHGGYGYVKEYHVERMMRDAKITQIYEGTSEIQKIVISRSIAK; from the coding sequence ATGGACTTTAATTTATCAGAAGAACAGCTGATGATTCAGCAGGCAGCACGGGATTTTGCACAAAACGAACTATTACCGGGCGTTATCGAGAGAGACCGGGATCAGAAGTTTCCTGCAGAACAGGTAAAGAAAATGGGAGAAATGGGCCTTCTGGGAATGATGGTGGATCCTCAGTACGGAGGTGCGGGAATGGATAGTGTTTCTTACGTTTTGGCAATGGAGGAGATCGCAAAAATAGATGCTTCTGCCGCTGTTGTAATGTCTGTAAACAACTCATTGGTATGTGCCGGGCTGGAAAAATTTGCTTCTGAGGAACAGAAAGTGAAATACCTTACACCATTGGCCAGCGGACAGGTGATCGGGGCTTTCGCCTTATCAGAGCCTGAAGCAGGTTCCGATGCCACCTCTCAAAAGACTACAGCAGAAGATAAAGGGGACTATTACCTTTTGAACGGGATCAAGAACTGGATCACCAATGGTGGAACGGCAAGCTATTATATCGTAATTGCCCAGACAGATCCTGAGAAAAAACATAAAGGGATCAATGCTTTTATCGTAGAGAGAGGTTGGGAAGGTTTTGAGATCGGGCCTAAAGAAGACAAACTGGGAATCAGGGGAAGCGATACCCACTCCCTGATTTTTAACAATGTGAAAATACCGAAAGAAAACAGGATCGGTGAAGACGGTTTCGGGTTTAACTTTGCTATGGCTGTACTGAACGGCGGAAGGATCGGTATCGCTTCACAGGCATTGGGGATTGCTTCCGGAGCTTATGAGTTGGCCTTGAAATATGCCAAGACAAGAAAAGCTTTTAAAACAGAAATCATCAACCACCAGGCCATCGCTTTTAAACTGGCAGATATGGCTACCCAGATTACAGCAGCAAGAATGCTTTGCTACAAGGCGGCTGCAGAGAAAGATGAGGGTAAAGATATCTCGGAAAGCGGAGCCATGGCAAAGTTGTATGCTTCTCAGGTGGCTATGGATACTACTATTGAGGCAGTACAGATCCACGGCGGATATGGTTATGTAAAAGAATACCATGTGGAAAGAATGATGAGGGATGCGAAAATCACCCAGATTTATGAGGGGACTTCTGAAATCCAGAAAATTGTGATCTCCAGAAGTATTGCGAAATAA
- a CDS encoding DUF4349 domain-containing protein — translation MKKFLLSAAVACTCIMCKKAEGTSQWENTAATADSTVSDISHTIQNIHDEDRTVADSAGIRIKELDDTGHEIRKKIETQSKSIDSLTESIASVKLESAPGKKDSAENNKEEKIVVNVQAPKVIRETKVIYKNQPKKQPIEKAAVADRLVKTGTLELTVSDPESAKETVIQQVEKYDGFLKSENISLNNNEKKIAYLRIKIPIQKFDYLMDDLSYNIGKVETQSIEVSGKDFIRNTLCEVDITLYGSENPGESTHPETLGGRSLAAISSGWEAVASVFLFILPLWPLFLIAGAGYYFYKKKRRTESGKDSEV, via the coding sequence ATGAAAAAGTTTCTATTATCCGCCGCTGTTGCCTGCACCTGTATCATGTGTAAAAAGGCTGAAGGTACCTCCCAATGGGAAAATACAGCTGCAACCGCAGATAGTACGGTGTCAGATATCAGTCATACCATACAAAATATCCATGATGAAGACCGGACTGTAGCTGACTCTGCCGGAATCCGGATCAAAGAACTGGATGATACCGGCCATGAGATCAGGAAAAAAATCGAAACCCAGTCGAAAAGCATTGATTCCCTTACCGAAAGTATAGCATCTGTAAAACTGGAGTCCGCCCCCGGAAAAAAGGATTCTGCCGAAAATAATAAGGAAGAAAAAATAGTGGTCAATGTTCAGGCTCCGAAAGTGATCCGCGAGACCAAAGTGATTTATAAAAACCAGCCAAAAAAACAACCCATCGAAAAAGCTGCCGTTGCCGACAGGCTGGTAAAAACCGGGACCCTGGAGCTTACGGTGAGTGATCCCGAATCTGCGAAAGAAACGGTGATACAGCAAGTGGAAAAATATGACGGCTTTCTAAAAAGCGAAAATATTTCACTGAATAACAACGAAAAGAAAATTGCTTATCTCAGGATTAAAATCCCGATCCAGAAGTTTGATTACCTGATGGATGACCTAAGCTACAACATCGGTAAGGTGGAAACGCAGAGCATTGAGGTGTCGGGAAAAGATTTCATCCGGAATACCCTCTGCGAAGTAGATATTACCCTGTACGGATCCGAAAACCCTGGTGAAAGCACGCACCCTGAAACTCTGGGCGGTCGTTCACTGGCTGCCATATCTTCAGGATGGGAGGCCGTTGCATCAGTATTTCTTTTCATATTACCCTTATGGCCACTATTCCTGATTGCCGGTGCCGGTTACTATTTTTACAAGAAAAAAAGAAGGACTGAAAGCGGTAAAGATTCAGAAGTATAA
- a CDS encoding GLPGLI family protein, with translation MKLLLNTLMAFFCFSFIQAQVNKDSSDIEVRYNFTFIQDTLDSSSALSEPMVLLTNGKQSIYYSENYKAAVDGFGRKLKDAVKKGDIVEPGTLPRSKVRHNVYKDRDHTYISNYLGQNYYTFESPDQMKWEIDHQKTAVIGGYTCHEATISTGGKNFSAWFTYDIPISDGPYKFRGLPGLILQLSETNNYIRFDLISIHKKKVPIEPKKGILISKEQYLSKRKEYMNDPYQGKINNPEYRKIAEENKKKYNNALE, from the coding sequence ATGAAGCTATTATTGAACACATTGATGGCATTTTTCTGTTTCAGCTTTATCCAGGCCCAGGTCAATAAAGATTCTTCTGATATAGAAGTGAGGTATAATTTTACTTTTATACAAGATACTCTGGATAGCTCATCCGCACTATCCGAGCCTATGGTATTGCTCACTAACGGAAAGCAATCGATATACTACAGTGAAAACTATAAGGCGGCTGTAGATGGCTTTGGAAGAAAATTGAAGGATGCAGTGAAGAAAGGGGATATTGTTGAGCCGGGAACTCTTCCCCGATCTAAAGTAAGGCATAATGTGTACAAGGATCGTGACCATACTTACATTTCAAATTATTTAGGACAAAACTATTACACCTTTGAAAGTCCTGATCAAATGAAGTGGGAGATAGATCATCAGAAGACTGCTGTTATCGGTGGTTATACGTGCCATGAAGCAACAATAAGCACAGGAGGTAAAAACTTCTCGGCTTGGTTCACGTATGACATTCCGATCAGTGACGGACCTTATAAATTCAGGGGGCTTCCGGGCCTGATCTTACAGCTCAGTGAAACAAATAATTATATCCGTTTTGATCTGATCTCCATCCACAAAAAGAAGGTACCTATAGAGCCGAAAAAAGGAATACTGATCTCAAAAGAACAATACCTTTCAAAAAGAAAAGAATATATGAATGATCCGTATCAGGGTAAAATCAATAATCCGGAATACCGGAAAATAGCAGAAGAAAATAAAAAGAAATACAACAATGCTCTGGAATAA
- a CDS encoding peptide chain release factor 3 has translation MSDLIKEIQKRKTFGIISHPDAGKTTLTEKLLLFGGAIQEAGAVKSNKIKKGATSDFMEIERQRGISVATSVLAFEYKGHKINILDTPGHKDFAEDTYRTLTAVDSVIVVIDVAKGVEEQTEKLVQVCRMRNIPMLVFINKLDREGKNAFDLLDEVEQKLGLSVVPLSLPIGMGSDFQGIYNIWENNIQLFLEEKKQKVGESITFDNINDTSIDDAIGSKAAQTLRDELELVQSVYPEFNRDDYMKGDLQPVFFGSALNNFGVRELLDAFIEIAPMPQPKESDVRIVKPEENVFTGFVFKIHANMDPKHRDRLAFVKIVSGTFKRNENYLLVREGKKMKFSSPNAFFADKKEVVDESFPGDIVGLHDTGSFRIGDTLTSGEKLSFKGVPSFSPEHFRYINNADPLKAKQLAKGIDQLMDEGVAQLFTLEMNGRKIIGTVGALQYEVIQYRLEHEYGAKCTYEPLSMHKACWVEADEKSEEFKEFSRLKQRFLARDKYNQLVFLADSSFTIHMTQEKFPNVKLHFISEFKNT, from the coding sequence ATGTCAGACTTAATCAAAGAAATACAGAAAAGAAAAACCTTCGGAATTATTTCCCACCCGGATGCCGGTAAAACCACGCTTACGGAGAAGCTTCTCCTTTTCGGGGGGGCGATCCAGGAGGCGGGTGCCGTAAAATCCAATAAAATAAAAAAGGGTGCTACTTCCGACTTTATGGAGATTGAACGTCAGAGAGGGATCTCCGTAGCTACTTCTGTACTGGCTTTTGAATATAAAGGCCATAAGATCAATATCCTCGATACACCAGGTCACAAGGATTTTGCAGAGGACACCTACAGGACATTGACTGCTGTAGATTCTGTGATTGTAGTAATTGACGTTGCCAAAGGGGTTGAGGAACAGACTGAAAAGCTGGTTCAGGTATGCCGTATGAGGAACATCCCGATGCTGGTTTTCATTAACAAGCTGGACCGTGAAGGTAAGAATGCATTTGACCTTCTGGACGAGGTGGAACAGAAATTAGGGCTGAGTGTAGTCCCATTATCTCTCCCTATCGGTATGGGAAGCGATTTCCAGGGCATCTATAATATCTGGGAAAATAACATCCAGCTGTTCCTGGAAGAAAAAAAACAGAAAGTAGGTGAATCCATCACCTTTGACAATATCAACGATACTTCCATTGACGATGCGATAGGTTCCAAAGCTGCACAGACGCTGCGTGACGAACTGGAACTGGTACAGTCCGTTTATCCGGAATTCAACCGTGACGATTATATGAAAGGAGATCTTCAGCCGGTATTTTTCGGATCAGCGTTGAACAATTTCGGGGTTCGCGAACTTCTGGATGCATTCATTGAAATCGCACCGATGCCACAGCCTAAAGAAAGTGATGTAAGGATTGTGAAACCTGAGGAGAATGTATTTACGGGATTTGTATTCAAAATCCACGCAAATATGGACCCTAAACACCGTGACAGGCTGGCATTTGTAAAAATTGTTTCCGGTACCTTCAAAAGAAATGAAAATTACTTACTGGTACGCGAAGGCAAAAAAATGAAATTTTCTTCCCCGAATGCTTTCTTTGCGGATAAAAAAGAAGTGGTAGACGAAAGTTTCCCGGGTGATATTGTCGGACTTCATGATACCGGAAGTTTCAGGATCGGAGACACCCTTACCAGTGGTGAAAAATTAAGCTTTAAGGGAGTTCCAAGCTTCTCTCCGGAACACTTCAGATACATTAATAATGCAGATCCTTTAAAGGCTAAACAGCTTGCCAAAGGTATTGACCAGCTGATGGACGAAGGGGTAGCCCAGTTGTTTACGCTTGAGATGAACGGCAGGAAGATCATCGGAACTGTAGGAGCGCTTCAGTACGAAGTAATCCAGTACCGTCTTGAACATGAATACGGCGCTAAATGTACCTATGAGCCCCTGTCCATGCATAAAGCCTGCTGGGTGGAAGCGGATGAAAAATCTGAAGAATTCAAAGAGTTTTCAAGGCTTAAGCAAAGGTTCCTGGCCAGGGATAAATACAATCAGCTTGTATTCCTTGCCGACTCCTCTTTTACGATTCATATGACGCAGGAAAAATTCCCGAATGTGAAGCTGCACTTCATCAGTGAGTTTAAAAATACATAA